A stretch of Microbacterium sp. 4R-513 DNA encodes these proteins:
- a CDS encoding acyl-CoA desaturase → MTIEAPALQGRIRTTTPKRPGTNPTSEYSALLHTVRDQGLLGRRTGFYIMMFGAVTLALGGAAVGFVLLGDSWFQLLIAAALGIILTQFAFLAHEASHRQVFLSGKANDRAGRTLANLVVGISYSWWMTKHSRHHANPNVLGKDPDIDRDVVSFTPEDAARATGLYGWFTRHQGFLFFPVLIFEGLNLHIHGFRTVFGAGKVDKRGLEIAMLVTRVAVYLAVVFAFLPLGLAFAFIGVQLAVFGVYMGASFAPNHKGMPILPRDSKVDFLRRQVLTSRNIRGSRVMDVFMGGLNYQIEHHLFPNMPRPHLKHAQKITKAYCRDHSIEYTETGLRQSYGIVIRYLNRVGLAAGGDPFDCPAATAFGR, encoded by the coding sequence ATGACCATCGAGGCACCCGCCCTGCAGGGGCGCATCCGCACCACGACGCCGAAGCGACCCGGCACCAACCCGACGTCGGAGTACTCGGCTCTCCTCCACACGGTCCGCGACCAGGGTCTGCTGGGACGCCGGACGGGGTTCTACATCATGATGTTCGGCGCGGTCACGCTCGCGCTCGGCGGCGCCGCTGTCGGCTTCGTGCTCCTGGGCGACTCGTGGTTCCAGCTCCTCATCGCCGCTGCGCTGGGCATCATCCTCACGCAGTTCGCTTTCCTCGCGCACGAGGCATCCCACCGCCAGGTGTTCCTGTCCGGCAAGGCGAACGATCGCGCCGGCCGCACGCTCGCGAATCTCGTGGTCGGAATCAGCTACTCCTGGTGGATGACGAAGCACAGCCGCCACCACGCGAATCCGAACGTGCTCGGCAAGGATCCCGACATCGATCGCGACGTGGTGTCGTTCACCCCGGAGGATGCCGCGCGGGCAACCGGCCTCTACGGGTGGTTCACCCGCCACCAGGGATTCCTGTTCTTCCCCGTGCTGATCTTCGAAGGTCTCAATCTGCACATCCACGGGTTCCGCACCGTGTTCGGCGCGGGCAAGGTCGACAAGCGCGGGCTCGAGATCGCCATGCTGGTCACCCGCGTCGCGGTGTACCTGGCGGTCGTCTTCGCCTTCTTGCCGCTCGGGCTCGCCTTCGCCTTCATCGGCGTTCAGCTCGCCGTCTTCGGCGTCTACATGGGGGCCTCGTTCGCACCCAATCACAAGGGGATGCCGATCCTCCCCCGCGACTCCAAGGTCGACTTCCTGCGTCGGCAGGTTCTCACGTCCCGCAACATCCGCGGCAGCCGCGTCATGGACGTGTTCATGGGCGGCCTGAACTACCAGATCGAGCACCACCTCTTCCCGAACATGCCGCGACCGCACCTCAAGCACGCGCAGAAGATCACGAAGGCGTACTGCCGCGACCACTCCATCGAGTACACCGAGACGGGACTCCGCCAGTCCTATGGCATCGTCATCCGATATCTGAATCGCGTCGGCCTGGCCGCCGGTGGCGATCCGTTCGACTGCCCCGCCGCGACGGCGTTCGGTCGCTGA
- a CDS encoding calcium:proton antiporter — protein MTRATKDRAAAPTAAAAGTGWRGILTPSTIVTLVVAWATTILFLTVGHEWVVHPANGVVAIACFVLILGVIMLAAFGVVRHAEHLAERIGEPFGTLILTLTVVVIEVVLIASVMLGPGGSATIGRDSLFAVMMIIINGVLGLCILLGALRFGPQHYNPEGVSIYLAMIAALSLCTLVLPSFLASTDDGTLVPLQSIGLAVLAAALYAFFLFMQTGADRELYVQPLREAPREPSVPNGSSRAGGSASELLVRTLLLIATVLPIVLLAHDLGILVDIGIEITGAPTALGGVVIAVIVFTPEAITAVRASLANENQRALNLGLGAFVSTVGLTIPAILVIGLLTGQPVILGESPANMVLICITLVMTLITYFAPRTTAVHGAVHLMLFGVYGVLLFAP, from the coding sequence ATGACCAGAGCGACCAAGGATCGCGCAGCCGCGCCCACGGCGGCTGCCGCGGGAACCGGGTGGCGCGGCATCCTGACTCCGTCCACCATCGTCACGCTCGTCGTCGCTTGGGCGACGACGATCCTCTTCCTCACGGTCGGGCACGAGTGGGTGGTCCACCCGGCCAACGGCGTCGTCGCCATCGCCTGCTTCGTGCTGATCCTCGGCGTGATCATGCTCGCGGCCTTCGGGGTCGTCCGGCATGCGGAACACCTGGCCGAGAGGATCGGCGAGCCCTTCGGCACGCTCATCCTCACGCTGACGGTGGTCGTGATCGAGGTCGTGCTCATCGCGTCGGTGATGCTCGGTCCTGGAGGATCGGCCACGATCGGTCGGGACTCGCTCTTCGCGGTGATGATGATCATCATCAACGGCGTCCTAGGCCTCTGCATCCTCCTGGGTGCCCTCCGTTTCGGACCGCAGCACTACAACCCTGAAGGCGTCTCGATCTACCTCGCGATGATCGCGGCGCTGTCGCTGTGCACCCTCGTGCTTCCGAGCTTCCTCGCCTCGACCGACGACGGGACGCTCGTCCCCCTGCAGTCGATCGGCCTCGCGGTCCTCGCGGCAGCGCTGTACGCCTTCTTCCTCTTCATGCAGACGGGTGCCGATCGGGAGCTCTATGTTCAGCCGCTCCGGGAGGCGCCACGGGAACCGTCGGTGCCGAATGGCTCGTCGCGGGCGGGCGGCTCGGCATCCGAGCTCCTCGTCCGCACCCTCCTGCTCATCGCGACCGTCCTGCCGATCGTGCTGCTGGCGCACGATCTGGGAATCCTCGTGGATATCGGAATTGAGATCACCGGAGCGCCGACTGCTTTGGGCGGCGTCGTCATCGCGGTCATCGTCTTCACGCCCGAGGCCATCACCGCCGTCCGCGCATCGTTGGCGAACGAGAACCAGCGGGCACTCAATCTGGGCCTCGGCGCGTTCGTGTCGACGGTCGGATTGACGATCCCCGCCATCCTCGTCATCGGACTGCTGACCGGCCAGCCTGTCATCCTCGGCGAATCGCCCGCGAACATGGTCCTCATCTGCATCACGCTCGTGATGACCCTGATCACCTACTTCGCGCCCCGCACCACAGCGGTGCACGGCGCGGTGCACCTCATGCTCTTCGGAGTGTACGGAGTGCTGCTCTTCGCGCCGTGA
- a CDS encoding glycoside hydrolase family 43 protein: protein MHRTRRVGAVAMAAMLVTVALAGCTGAATFTNPILDVANDPYVIKDGSHYLLVESAGGGISVTKSPENNLTGIAGGDRTQVWTTPSEGPNCADVWAPELHHVDGKWYIYYAATTCDGDNTNHRMFVLESEGDDPLGPYIDRGKIADQNDRWAIDGTRFEFGDRAYFAWSGWPGSTDGQQNLYIAEMTSPTTLEGAGVLISEPTLDFERQTMPINEGPQAIVTDDKVFLVYSASASWTDDYGYGMLTGSGDDLLDPSSWQKSPESVFAKTDDVFGPGHGSFTTSPDGKEDWMVYHSARYSGAGWDRMMNAQRFTWKDGVPDFGTPVGEKEQPVPSGQVAAPGS from the coding sequence ATGCACCGCACGCGTCGAGTGGGGGCGGTCGCGATGGCGGCGATGCTCGTGACGGTGGCCCTTGCGGGCTGCACCGGCGCCGCCACCTTCACCAACCCGATCCTGGATGTCGCGAATGACCCCTACGTCATCAAGGACGGGTCGCACTACCTCCTCGTCGAGAGCGCGGGAGGAGGTATCTCGGTGACGAAATCACCCGAGAACAACCTCACCGGCATCGCCGGCGGCGACCGCACCCAGGTATGGACCACTCCCAGCGAGGGGCCGAACTGCGCCGACGTGTGGGCTCCCGAACTCCATCACGTCGACGGGAAGTGGTACATCTACTACGCCGCCACGACGTGCGACGGCGACAATACGAATCACCGCATGTTCGTCCTCGAGAGCGAGGGCGACGATCCGCTCGGACCGTACATCGATCGCGGCAAGATCGCGGACCAGAACGACCGCTGGGCGATCGACGGCACGCGCTTCGAGTTCGGAGACCGGGCGTACTTCGCCTGGTCAGGGTGGCCGGGGTCGACCGACGGCCAGCAGAACCTGTACATCGCCGAGATGACGAGCCCCACCACCCTCGAGGGAGCCGGCGTCCTCATCTCCGAGCCGACGCTCGACTTCGAGCGCCAGACGATGCCGATCAACGAGGGCCCCCAGGCGATCGTCACGGACGACAAGGTCTTCCTGGTCTACTCGGCGAGCGCCAGCTGGACCGACGACTACGGATACGGGATGCTCACCGGGTCCGGTGACGACCTGCTCGATCCTTCGTCATGGCAGAAATCGCCGGAGTCCGTGTTCGCCAAGACGGACGACGTCTTCGGGCCCGGGCACGGTTCTTTCACCACCTCACCCGACGGCAAGGAGGACTGGATGGTGTATCACTCCGCCCGCTACTCCGGCGCCGGATGGGATCGGATGATGAACGCCCAGCGGTTCACCTGGAAGGACGGAGTGCCGGACTTCGGCACCCCCGTCGGCGAGAAGGAGCAGCCCGTTCCCTCGGGTCAGGTCGCGGCGCCCGGCAGCTGA
- a CDS encoding LLM class flavin-dependent oxidoreductase has product MKSAVHLPNFGAFGDATVLAELAIRAEHAGWDGFFLWDHLLFCEFDLNAHADPWIALTAVAGATSRITIGTLVTPLARRRPWELARQTVTLQNYSNGRLVLGVGLGDPTEWDFRFFGDPTDARIRAEMLDEGLEILTGLWSGSKFSFRGKHYSLEPMTFLPAPASPIPIWVGGAWPNRRPFQRAARYQGVVPLGGTVAGPDELRQVVDCIRAHRESDAPFDVVASGRTEHDEASRDLIDGYSAVATWWLEDLSPLRFGLDWPALADPWDVEALTARIDAGPVLPLGSGLR; this is encoded by the coding sequence GTGAAGTCCGCGGTCCACCTGCCCAACTTCGGGGCGTTCGGCGATGCGACTGTCCTCGCCGAGCTGGCGATCCGTGCTGAGCATGCCGGGTGGGACGGATTCTTCCTCTGGGACCACCTCCTGTTCTGCGAGTTCGACCTCAACGCGCACGCCGACCCGTGGATCGCCCTGACCGCCGTGGCGGGCGCCACCTCGCGGATCACGATCGGCACCCTCGTCACTCCCCTCGCCCGCCGGAGGCCCTGGGAGCTCGCCCGTCAGACGGTGACGCTGCAGAACTACTCGAACGGCCGACTGGTCCTCGGGGTGGGGCTCGGAGACCCGACGGAGTGGGATTTCCGCTTCTTCGGCGACCCGACCGATGCTCGGATCCGGGCGGAGATGCTCGATGAGGGGCTCGAGATCCTGACCGGACTGTGGTCGGGTTCCAAGTTCTCCTTCCGCGGAAAGCACTACAGCCTCGAGCCGATGACCTTCCTGCCGGCGCCGGCGTCACCCATCCCCATCTGGGTCGGCGGCGCCTGGCCGAACCGGCGTCCGTTCCAACGGGCGGCGCGTTACCAAGGCGTCGTGCCGCTCGGGGGAACCGTCGCCGGTCCCGACGAGCTCCGGCAGGTCGTCGACTGCATCCGCGCCCACCGCGAGAGCGATGCGCCCTTCGACGTCGTAGCGAGCGGCCGGACCGAGCACGACGAGGCTTCGCGGGACCTCATCGACGGATACTCCGCCGTGGCGACGTGGTGGCTCGAAGACCTGAGCCCCCTTCGGTTCGGGCTCGACTGGCCTGCGCTCGCCGACCCCTGGGATGTCGAGGCTCTGACCGCGCGGATCGACGCCGGCCCGGTGCTTCCGCTCGGGAGCGGATTACGCTGA
- a CDS encoding LacI family DNA-binding transcriptional regulator, translated as MAPTPARSATIEDVALAAGVSRAAVSKVLRDAYGVSDAMRERVTAAMTELNYRPRIAARAMRGRTFTIGIEIPDFGNQFFTRMLNGAMRALADTRYQVVIAPAESGSRHGLRAIEALVDRQVDGVIAVSPRVTSEALERIAVHSPVVMFGRHDTSDAYDTVAGDDVVGAQAAMSHLLELGHTRITHLTLPESDEDVPSPHGLRLRTYRAEMESAGLADQIVVVRTDEGQEAAYRTMREALEVGAPPTAIFAAHDELAIGTLRAVAEADRAISVVGYDDVPIASHPALGLTTVDQPGDEMGARAIELLLERIAGRTDAVHEVFEPRLRVRTSTRRLA; from the coding sequence ATGGCTCCGACCCCCGCACGCAGTGCGACCATCGAAGACGTCGCGCTCGCCGCGGGCGTCTCGCGCGCCGCGGTGTCGAAGGTGCTGCGTGACGCCTACGGCGTGAGCGACGCCATGCGCGAGCGCGTCACCGCGGCGATGACCGAGCTCAACTACCGCCCGCGGATCGCCGCGCGTGCGATGCGCGGGCGGACCTTCACGATCGGGATCGAGATCCCCGACTTCGGCAACCAGTTCTTCACCCGGATGCTGAACGGCGCGATGCGGGCGCTCGCCGACACCCGCTATCAGGTGGTGATCGCTCCGGCCGAGTCGGGCTCCCGCCACGGACTGCGCGCCATCGAGGCCCTCGTCGACCGGCAGGTCGACGGTGTCATCGCGGTCTCTCCCCGCGTCACGTCGGAGGCGCTCGAGCGGATCGCCGTCCACAGCCCCGTCGTGATGTTCGGGCGGCACGACACGTCCGACGCCTACGACACGGTCGCCGGCGACGACGTCGTCGGCGCCCAGGCGGCGATGTCGCACCTGCTCGAACTCGGCCACACCAGGATCACGCACCTGACCCTGCCCGAGTCGGACGAGGACGTCCCCTCGCCGCACGGACTCCGGCTGCGCACCTATCGTGCCGAGATGGAGAGCGCCGGACTCGCCGACCAGATCGTCGTCGTGCGGACCGACGAGGGCCAGGAGGCCGCATACCGCACGATGCGCGAGGCGCTCGAGGTCGGAGCCCCGCCGACGGCGATCTTCGCCGCCCACGACGAGCTGGCGATCGGCACGCTGCGCGCGGTCGCGGAGGCGGATCGCGCGATCTCCGTCGTCGGCTACGACGACGTGCCCATCGCGTCGCACCCGGCCCTCGGCCTCACGACCGTGGATCAGCCGGGCGACGAGATGGGCGCGCGGGCGATCGAGCTGCTTCTCGAGCGGATCGCCGGGCGGACGGATGCCGTGCACGAGGTGTTCGAGCCCCGATTGCGCGTGCGCACATCCACCCGACGCCTCGCTTGA
- a CDS encoding alpha-L-rhamnosidase: MSDRIARFIAPETKPERSPLLRTEVDLDGGHGRVVRATVDVSALGIVEAFIDGIPVSDDVLTPGWTSYEWRVRYATYDVTSHVASAHGARIALGLALGDGWYRGRLGWDDAPPYGPEIAGFLELRITFEDGHEQVVVTDESWRAAAGPVVSDSIYDGQHIDARASLPGWNRVGFDDHEWMPVHVVDFDLEKLEPYVGPPVRRQDSIAPARVWTSPAGKTLVDFGQNLVGWVRVSVRGEAGQAITLRHAEVLEDGELGTRPLRTAKATDVFVLSGGDDVFEPTFTFHGFRYVEVEGWPGGADAIAGGALTAVVVSSELRRIGRFKSSDPLLNQLHENVVWGMRGNFLDVPTDCPQRDERLGWTGDIAVFAATSTFLFDVGGFLRDWLRDLALEQAHQDGVVPFVVPDILKKMGIPEDFAPVDTTAVWSDAVAWVPWALWRAYGDEDLLAETFPAMAAHARRVRSLLSPTGVWDRGFQFGDWLDPDAPPSDPANAKADRGVVATAAAYRTARIVAEAAAILGRAEDATEFAELADRLRRGFQAEYVDDERIVSDCTTVYSLAIAFGLLDEQQQSWAGDRLAELVRESGFHISTGFAGTPFIMDALTSTGHLDEAYALLMQRECPSWLYPVTMGATTVWERWDSMLPDGSINPGEMTSFNHYALGAVADWMHRVLGGLAAIDPGYARLEIAPRPGGGVEWAKTSLATPHGLASVEWETDADVLRVVAVVPDGATAIFRPAGSADVELGPGTHRLTAPASVALPSPADATAR, translated from the coding sequence ATGTCTGACCGGATCGCCCGCTTCATCGCACCCGAGACCAAGCCCGAGCGTTCCCCTCTCCTGCGCACCGAGGTCGACCTCGACGGAGGTCATGGGCGTGTCGTCCGCGCGACCGTCGATGTCTCGGCGCTCGGGATCGTCGAGGCGTTCATCGACGGCATCCCGGTCTCGGACGACGTGCTCACCCCCGGGTGGACGAGCTACGAATGGCGGGTGCGCTATGCGACGTACGACGTGACGTCCCATGTCGCGAGCGCGCACGGCGCACGCATCGCGCTGGGACTGGCGCTCGGCGACGGGTGGTACCGGGGCCGCCTCGGCTGGGACGACGCTCCCCCTTACGGTCCCGAGATCGCCGGGTTCCTCGAGTTGCGGATCACCTTCGAGGACGGGCACGAGCAGGTCGTCGTCACGGATGAGAGCTGGCGGGCGGCCGCCGGGCCGGTGGTCTCCGACAGCATCTACGACGGTCAGCACATCGATGCGCGAGCGAGTCTGCCCGGCTGGAACCGCGTAGGATTCGACGACCACGAATGGATGCCGGTACACGTGGTGGACTTCGACCTCGAGAAGCTCGAGCCCTATGTGGGTCCCCCCGTCCGCCGGCAGGACAGCATCGCCCCCGCGAGGGTGTGGACGAGTCCCGCCGGGAAGACGCTGGTGGACTTCGGTCAGAACCTCGTCGGGTGGGTGCGTGTCTCGGTTCGCGGCGAAGCGGGCCAGGCCATCACCCTCCGCCATGCCGAGGTGCTCGAAGACGGCGAGCTCGGGACGCGACCGCTGCGCACGGCGAAGGCGACGGATGTCTTCGTCCTGAGCGGCGGCGACGACGTGTTCGAACCCACCTTCACCTTCCACGGGTTCCGGTACGTCGAGGTCGAGGGCTGGCCGGGCGGCGCCGACGCGATCGCCGGCGGCGCGCTCACGGCGGTCGTCGTCAGCTCGGAACTGCGACGCATCGGCCGGTTCAAGTCATCCGATCCCCTTCTCAATCAGCTGCACGAGAACGTCGTGTGGGGCATGCGCGGCAACTTCCTCGATGTCCCGACCGATTGCCCGCAGCGGGACGAGCGGCTCGGATGGACCGGAGACATCGCCGTCTTCGCCGCCACCTCGACGTTCCTCTTCGACGTCGGCGGGTTCCTCCGCGACTGGCTGAGGGATCTGGCGCTCGAGCAGGCGCACCAGGACGGGGTCGTCCCCTTCGTCGTTCCGGACATCCTCAAGAAGATGGGCATCCCCGAGGACTTCGCCCCCGTCGACACGACGGCGGTGTGGAGCGATGCCGTCGCGTGGGTCCCCTGGGCGCTGTGGCGCGCGTACGGGGACGAAGACCTCCTGGCCGAGACCTTCCCGGCGATGGCCGCGCACGCGCGACGCGTGCGGTCCCTCCTCTCGCCGACGGGAGTGTGGGACCGCGGCTTCCAGTTCGGCGACTGGCTCGACCCGGATGCGCCCCCGAGCGACCCCGCGAACGCGAAGGCCGACCGCGGCGTCGTCGCGACGGCCGCGGCGTACCGCACCGCGCGGATCGTCGCCGAAGCCGCCGCGATCCTCGGGCGCGCCGAGGACGCCACGGAGTTCGCCGAGCTCGCCGACAGGCTGCGCCGGGGTTTCCAGGCCGAGTACGTCGATGACGAGCGGATCGTCAGCGACTGCACGACCGTGTACTCGCTCGCGATCGCATTCGGGCTGCTGGACGAGCAACAGCAGTCGTGGGCCGGCGACAGGCTGGCCGAGCTCGTGCGAGAGAGCGGCTTCCACATCTCGACAGGCTTCGCCGGGACGCCGTTCATCATGGACGCGCTCACCTCGACGGGTCACCTCGACGAGGCATACGCCCTGCTCATGCAGCGCGAGTGCCCGTCGTGGCTGTACCCGGTCACGATGGGCGCGACGACGGTGTGGGAGCGCTGGGATTCGATGCTGCCCGACGGCTCGATCAACCCGGGCGAGATGACAAGCTTCAACCACTACGCCCTCGGCGCGGTCGCGGACTGGATGCATCGCGTGCTCGGCGGCCTCGCCGCGATCGACCCCGGGTACGCGCGTCTCGAGATCGCACCGCGACCGGGCGGCGGCGTCGAGTGGGCGAAGACCTCTCTCGCGACCCCGCACGGCCTCGCTTCGGTGGAGTGGGAGACGGATGCCGATGTGCTCCGAGTCGTGGCGGTGGTGCCCGACGGCGCCACGGCGATCTTCCGCCCCGCTGGGTCGGCCGACGTCGAGCTGGGTCCGGGAACGCATCGCCTCACGGCTCCGGCATCCGTCGCCCTTCCTTCCCCGGCCGACGCCACGGCCCGCTAG
- a CDS encoding extracellular solute-binding protein has translation MVSRTTTRRALAALGVGGVAMAMTLAGCSAGGGASSTDGSVTLSYLVDNGEATVVVAEALAKAFEAENPDIKIDVQTRPQGSEGDNLVKTRLSTGEMDDVFAYNSGSLFQALSPDQTLVNLDDQEWVGKLDDNFVKTVSTDGGTYGVPMGQSMAGAVIYNKDIYSQLGLEIPTTWDEFISNSEAIKAAGVAAPIVQTYGDTWTSQLFVLGDFNNVLAEDPDWAEKYTDNKAKYVDEPAFAGFEHLQEVAEKGLLNEDFASATYNDGVSMVATGEGAQYPILTFAASQLMTSNPDAKDVVGTFPLPGPDADTNGLTVWMPGGVYIPKSTEGDKLDAAKKFLAWLATPESCDIQAESTAPQGPFVIEGCTLGDDVPAMISDMQPYFDDGKTNLALEFLSPIKGPALEQITVAVGSGITSAKDGAAQYDEDVKKQAQQLGLDGW, from the coding sequence ATGGTTTCCCGCACCACGACCCGCCGAGCGCTCGCCGCGCTGGGCGTCGGCGGCGTCGCAATGGCAATGACGCTGGCGGGGTGCTCCGCCGGTGGCGGAGCCTCCTCGACCGACGGATCGGTCACCCTGTCCTACCTCGTCGACAACGGCGAGGCGACGGTCGTCGTCGCCGAGGCGCTCGCGAAGGCCTTCGAGGCCGAGAACCCCGACATCAAGATCGACGTGCAGACGCGTCCCCAGGGCTCCGAGGGTGACAACCTCGTCAAGACGAGGCTCTCCACGGGTGAGATGGACGACGTCTTCGCCTACAACTCGGGGTCGCTCTTCCAGGCGCTCAGCCCCGATCAGACCCTCGTGAACCTCGACGACCAAGAGTGGGTCGGCAAGCTCGACGACAACTTCGTCAAGACCGTGTCGACCGACGGCGGCACCTACGGCGTGCCGATGGGCCAGTCGATGGCGGGTGCCGTCATCTACAACAAGGACATCTACTCTCAGCTCGGGCTCGAGATCCCCACCACCTGGGACGAGTTCATCTCCAACAGCGAGGCGATCAAGGCGGCGGGTGTGGCCGCCCCCATCGTGCAGACGTACGGCGACACCTGGACGTCGCAGCTCTTCGTGCTCGGCGACTTCAACAACGTCCTCGCCGAGGACCCGGACTGGGCCGAGAAGTACACCGACAACAAGGCCAAGTACGTCGACGAGCCGGCGTTCGCGGGCTTCGAGCACCTCCAGGAGGTCGCCGAGAAGGGCCTCCTCAACGAAGACTTCGCCTCGGCCACCTACAACGACGGCGTGTCCATGGTGGCCACGGGGGAGGGCGCGCAGTACCCGATCCTCACCTTCGCCGCCTCGCAGCTCATGACCAGCAACCCCGACGCGAAGGACGTCGTCGGCACCTTCCCGCTCCCGGGTCCGGACGCCGACACCAACGGCCTCACCGTGTGGATGCCCGGAGGCGTCTACATCCCCAAGTCGACCGAGGGCGACAAGCTCGACGCGGCGAAGAAGTTCCTCGCCTGGCTGGCCACGCCGGAGTCGTGCGACATCCAGGCGGAGTCGACGGCACCGCAGGGTCCCTTCGTCATCGAGGGCTGCACGCTCGGCGACGACGTGCCGGCGATGATCTCCGACATGCAGCCGTACTTCGACGACGGCAAGACCAACCTCGCCCTCGAGTTCCTCTCGCCCATCAAGGGGCCGGCGCTCGAGCAGATCACGGTCGCCGTCGGATCGGGCATCACCTCCGCCAAGGACGGTGCCGCACAGTACGACGAGGACGTCAAGAAGCAGGCGCAGCAGCTGGGCCTCGACGGCTGGTAA
- a CDS encoding sugar ABC transporter permease, with the protein MKSPYPTWFFLPAGVFYVTLFLVPTVASFWFSLTRWTLFDVEFIGIDNYVRFFQEPPLVQGFVNTFIYAFVTSGAKVVLGLLLGVLLSSQIIGRGFTRSVIFFPVLASTIGVGIMFKVLLDPFDGPVNAGLEALGIPGPGWWTDPATALLTVAMVDIWKGVGLATLIFIAGMVAIPQEYYEAAKVDGASSAKTFWNITLPLLQPATATVVLLSLIGGLRSFDLIWAITKGGPGFTSDVLASVVYKQYQAGFFGLSTAGNVVLFVVVAAIIFPLSWWLNRKGDES; encoded by the coding sequence ATGAAGAGCCCCTATCCCACGTGGTTCTTCCTTCCGGCGGGCGTCTTCTACGTCACCCTGTTCCTCGTCCCGACCGTCGCATCGTTCTGGTTCTCGCTGACACGGTGGACGCTGTTCGACGTCGAGTTCATCGGCATCGACAACTACGTGCGGTTCTTCCAGGAGCCGCCGCTGGTGCAGGGGTTCGTCAACACCTTCATCTACGCGTTCGTGACGTCCGGCGCGAAGGTCGTGCTCGGTCTGCTGCTCGGAGTGCTGCTGAGCTCTCAGATCATCGGGCGCGGCTTCACCCGCTCCGTGATCTTCTTCCCCGTGCTGGCGAGCACGATCGGCGTCGGGATCATGTTCAAGGTGCTCCTCGACCCCTTCGACGGGCCGGTCAATGCGGGGCTCGAGGCACTCGGCATCCCGGGTCCCGGCTGGTGGACCGACCCGGCCACTGCTCTCCTCACGGTCGCCATGGTCGACATCTGGAAGGGTGTGGGGCTGGCGACCCTCATCTTCATCGCGGGCATGGTCGCGATCCCCCAGGAGTACTACGAGGCCGCCAAGGTCGACGGGGCGAGCTCCGCCAAGACCTTCTGGAACATCACGCTGCCGCTCCTCCAGCCGGCGACCGCGACCGTCGTCCTCTTGTCGCTCATCGGCGGCCTGCGATCGTTCGACCTCATCTGGGCGATCACGAAGGGCGGGCCCGGCTTCACGAGCGACGTCCTCGCTTCCGTCGTCTACAAGCAGTACCAAGCAGGATTCTTCGGCCTGTCCACGGCCGGCAACGTCGTGCTCTTCGTCGTGGTAGCGGCGATCATCTTCCCGCTCTCGTGGTGGTTGAACCGGAAGGGGGACGAGTCGTGA
- a CDS encoding carbohydrate ABC transporter permease: MRNRVWRWTGGLVALVIAVVIFLVPFVFMVFTAGKTQQEASALQFSWPTEWAFFDNLMTVLSTRDFLIVRAFFNSTVLTIGAVAIMVVLGAMVGYVLQRRRSRWNPLINFFVLAGLIIPPAVVPTIWVLQGLGLFKTLVGLIAVHVAFGLSFCILLFRAFVAGIPRELDEAAIIDGAGPVKLFFRVVFPLLRSVIITVVVVQAVFVFNDFTYALYFLPGDQNATVQLTTYNYTSQAVSAWNLLFMNVLLITIPPLIMYIFFQRQIVAGMTSGAVKG; the protein is encoded by the coding sequence GTGAGAAACCGCGTCTGGCGGTGGACCGGCGGCCTGGTCGCGCTCGTCATCGCCGTCGTCATCTTCTTGGTGCCGTTCGTGTTCATGGTCTTCACCGCGGGCAAGACGCAGCAGGAGGCATCGGCGCTCCAGTTCAGCTGGCCGACCGAGTGGGCGTTCTTCGACAACCTGATGACGGTGCTCAGCACGCGGGACTTCCTCATCGTGCGCGCCTTCTTCAACAGCACCGTGCTCACGATCGGCGCCGTCGCCATCATGGTCGTCCTCGGCGCCATGGTCGGATACGTCCTCCAGCGCCGCCGCTCGCGCTGGAACCCGCTCATCAACTTCTTCGTGCTCGCGGGACTCATCATCCCGCCGGCCGTCGTTCCCACGATCTGGGTGCTTCAGGGGCTCGGGCTCTTCAAGACCCTCGTCGGGCTCATCGCAGTGCACGTCGCGTTCGGCCTGTCGTTCTGCATCCTCCTCTTCCGGGCGTTCGTGGCGGGGATCCCGCGGGAGCTCGACGAGGCTGCGATCATCGACGGCGCGGGCCCGGTGAAGCTCTTCTTCCGGGTCGTCTTCCCGCTGCTGCGCTCGGTCATCATCACCGTCGTCGTCGTGCAGGCGGTGTTCGTGTTCAACGACTTCACCTACGCGCTGTACTTCCTGCCGGGCGACCAGAACGCCACCGTGCAGCTGACGACGTACAACTACACGTCGCAGGCGGTCAGCGCGTGGAACCTGCTGTTCATGAACGTGCTCCTCATCACGATCCCGCCGCTCATCATGTACATCTTCTTCCAGCGCCAGATCGTCGCCGGCATGACGTCGGGTGCCGTGAAGGGGTGA